In the Ictalurus punctatus breed USDA103 chromosome 7, Coco_2.0, whole genome shotgun sequence genome, one interval contains:
- the LOC108261776 gene encoding T cell receptor alpha variable 12-3: MFLLMLVCLWLSLSDSMTEAIKPLFSHKVVHEDDDVTLSCSYKDFSGSVNNLQWYRQYPKSKPEFLLYIYPSGVKSPSIPPRLSAKVDDDNNKKQVDLLISSAAVSDSALYYCALVPTVTGNPSALYKNSDTVLLC; this comes from the exons ATGTTCTTGCTTATGCTGGTGTGCCTGTGGCTTTCACTAA GTGACTCCATGACAGAAGCAATAAAGCCACTTTTCAGTCATAAAGTTGtacatgaagatgatgatgttaCTTTGTCCTGTAGCTACAAAGACTTCAGTGGTAGTGTAAATAATCTGCAATGGTACAGGCAATATCCAAAATCCAAACCCGAGTTCCTTCTTTACATCTATCCAAGTGGAGTTAAAAGTCCTTCCATCCCACCGCGTCTGTCTGCTAAAGTTGATGAtgacaataataaaaaacaagtggatctgctcatctcctctgctgctgtatcagactctgcactgTACTACTGTGCTCTGGtgcccacagtgacaggaaatccatctgcactgtacaaaaactCTGACACAGTTCTGTTATGCTAA